In Chitinophaga sp. HK235, a single window of DNA contains:
- a CDS encoding RNA ligase family protein has product MAISQKYGRTYHYPFSPGTTSDDRIQHDYWEHLVNIPQLIHTEKLDGENNCLSRHGVFARSHAAPTTSAWTESIRRYWQSIKNELGDLEIFLENLYAVHSIEYKNLDHHFYVFGVREHDRWLSWEETCFYAAMLDLPVVPVVKVVTPPAIRQEFEQDTLSLVSGRGAFDPYDAFTGEPTIMEGLVSRNAAGYAVSEFSRNVFKYVRKGHVKTDQHWTRHWRRARLNYEGGNYVADYR; this is encoded by the coding sequence ATGGCGATTTCCCAAAAATATGGCCGTACCTATCATTATCCGTTTTCACCGGGCACTACCAGCGATGACCGCATCCAGCACGACTATTGGGAGCATCTGGTAAATATCCCGCAGTTGATACATACGGAAAAACTGGACGGAGAAAATAACTGTCTCTCCCGGCATGGAGTGTTTGCGCGTTCACATGCCGCACCCACTACCTCTGCATGGACTGAGAGCATACGCCGCTACTGGCAAAGTATTAAAAATGAGCTGGGTGATCTGGAGATCTTCCTGGAAAACCTGTACGCGGTGCATTCTATAGAATATAAAAACCTGGACCATCATTTTTATGTGTTTGGTGTCCGGGAACATGATCGTTGGCTGAGCTGGGAAGAGACCTGCTTTTATGCGGCCATGCTGGATTTGCCGGTGGTACCGGTAGTGAAGGTGGTAACGCCGCCGGCTATACGCCAGGAGTTTGAACAGGATACGCTGTCGCTGGTGTCTGGCCGTGGTGCCTTTGATCCGTATGATGCGTTTACTGGTGAACCGACTATTATGGAAGGCCTCGTGTCGCGTAATGCTGCAGGTTATGCCGTGAGTGAATTTTCCCGCAACGTATTTAAATATGTCCGTAAAGGGCATGTAAAAACAGATCAGCACTGGACCCGCCACTGGCGCAGGGCCAGGTTAAATTATGAAGGAGGTAATTATGTGGCAGATTACAGATAA